Sequence from the Pan paniscus chromosome 4, NHGRI_mPanPan1-v2.0_pri, whole genome shotgun sequence genome:
GCCCTTCCCTTGTGAACCTCACTTCCCCACCCAGGCTGCTCTTTGCTTGGGGTACAGTGAAGGCTGGGGAGCACTTTGGTCCAGACCCGAGCCTATCCCTTGTGCAGGCTGGAGACCCTTGCCTGGGCCTCATTTGCCAGCCCTCCCCCGTCCCCAGTCACAGCCTGCCCAGAACTGCCTGGCTCACTGGCTGCCTGATCCAACCCCCTCCCGCTCCCCACCACCTGCACAGCCAGGCGGGGGCTCAGATCCATTTTGTATGGAGGAAGAAGCCAGCCTCTGGGAGCATGAGGAGACAGAGCCGAGGCCAGGATCCCGGACGTCACCCTAAAGGTAAGGTATGTTGATAGGGGCTGGTCACAAAAGATCTGGGGCAGGCTGGGGTGCTGTGCTCCTGGTGGCAGGGACAAACCTccctgtggggtggggagaaggcaAGGCCTGGCCCACTGCGGCAGGATCAGGCATACGACAAACAGAGGACCTGTGTCTgaatacataaagaaaggaatttaGGTGGACATGCGCTCGAGGGGACCGAGAGAGATCTGGCTTCATAATAGCAGGTCAGGACTCTTATTTTTGTACCTCCATATTTGAACATTTTACCCAAAAAAAGCACGTACTCTGGATTTTCAAAAATCATGAATAAatgagtttaaaaagtaaaatactccCAGTTCCTGTAGCTCCACTGCTCCTCTGGGGTCTCTGTGGGGACAGGGGCTTCTGAAGCTATGGGGCCCCTAGATCTCATCCCTGAGGCCTTGCCTGAGAGGTGGCAGCTTACCCGGGGCCCTGCAGCTCCATCCGTGCCTCGGTGGCCAGGCTCCCCCTGTGGAGACATGCATTTGCAGCCAGAGGTGCAGCTGTGAAGCCAAAACACGCCTCCCACGACCCTGCCCCCAGTCCCCTCTTCCCAGGAGGGCCCAGGGCCCGAGTGCTGGAACCCTAACAGCCAAATGTATGAGAACAGCACTCCAGGAACGGGGCTCCTCCAGGGGCCTGCGAGACCCTCCTCTGACATCACTTCGTATAGAGATGGGGACGCTGGTGTCCAGGAGCCTGAGGCTGCATGGTGAGTTGGCCACAAAGCTGGGCACCAGTGGAGGCCTTGCCACTCACCCGGATTCACCACCGCTGCCCCCACACCAGCTTCTGACAGTGCTGAGGGAGACCCCTGGGTCAGGCCCTCCTGGGACTTAAAAGGGCAAATGAGAGCTGAAACCACATCTCCCACTCCCGACTGGGTGGAGGTCTGAGCGGGGCCCGCAGGCGCCAGAGCAGAGAGCTCTCACGTCACCTTCGGTCCTGGGGCACCGTCCACACCGTTCTCTCCCCGAGGCCCCATGCTCCCTGGCTCGCCCTGAAACAGACACAGCTGCAGTGAGAGCAAGTGTGAGACGGCACGTGGCGGGTGCCTTGGAGGGGGGCGTGCCTCGGGGCTGCCTGAAGCCTTGCGATTAGGCCTCCTGGCAAATTGTTACTGAGTCCATGGGGGGTGTGGGCGGATGGACCTCAGGGCTCTCCCTAGCCCAGGGGACTCAGGACCACGGCCGCCACCTTCTGGTGTGGGGCTTGGCACTTACTTGGGGCAGCTCAGGGGCTCAAGGGACATTTTGGAGACTGGCTGGCCAGGATTTGGTGGCTGTTGCGAGGGGTTGGGGGAGCAAGGCATGAGGATGACACCCAGT
This genomic interval carries:
- the LOC129397855 gene encoding uncharacterized protein LOC129397855; amino-acid sequence: MLHTDCAHSHVHAWLLASPSLVNLTSPPRLLFAWGTVKAGEHFGPDPSLSLVQAGDPCLGLICQPSPVPSHSLPRTAWLTGCLIQPPPAPHHLHSQAGAQIHFVWRKKPASGSMRRQSRGQDPGRHPKGQRLRLCQRGPEPASPPTPSPKRAKMKELASAEAGQANMVGNHVHVKTCTWTLTSALLKTAKTWKQPTCPSVEPAHQ